A window from Candidatus Micrarchaeia archaeon encodes these proteins:
- a CDS encoding DUF63 family protein yields the protein MDIQEVIKEYFIDYIWLHKGYNLINTLTFALIALFFIWLIYHAFNKYKIKIDKSLIFSLIPFVFFGSTLRVITDSIDTGVMQQYVLVNNNIFTDIYKFILDSQFLNYGYLTVTPGIYLVIASIFFIFLVICHIFKRMDFLKYIGIILFLPFFIILLPLIRYPIYPVLILSLVIATLFVFYLIFNKLKLDKIMLLMVGAHALDGAATFISIDVFNKLEFVCTKFGRCYSEQHVVPNILGSDSFFFFFLIKVLIIFIASYILSKEKIELKEKYYLILILLVMGLAPGVRNTLRVLIGA from the coding sequence ATGGATATACAAGAAGTTATAAAAGAATATTTTATTGATTATATTTGGTTGCACAAAGGATATAATTTAATTAATACCTTAACATTTGCTTTAATAGCTCTTTTTTTTATTTGGTTAATATACCATGCGTTTAATAAATATAAAATAAAAATTGATAAAAGCTTGATTTTTTCATTAATACCCTTTGTTTTTTTTGGTTCAACATTGCGGGTAATTACAGATTCAATTGATACGGGGGTTATGCAGCAATATGTTTTAGTAAATAATAATATTTTTACTGATATTTACAAATTTATTTTAGATTCTCAATTCTTAAATTATGGATATTTAACAGTTACTCCCGGTATTTATTTAGTAATTGCAAGTATCTTTTTTATCTTTTTAGTAATTTGTCATATTTTTAAAAGAATGGATTTTCTTAAATATATTGGGATAATTCTATTTTTACCATTTTTTATTATTTTATTGCCTTTGATCAGATACCCTATTTATCCAGTATTAATTTTAAGTTTAGTAATTGCAACACTATTTGTTTTTTATTTAATTTTTAATAAATTAAAATTAGATAAAATTATGCTTTTAATGGTTGGAGCACATGCATTAGATGGGGCAGCAACATTCATTTCTATTGATGTATTTAATAAATTAGAATTTGTATGCACTAAATTTGGTAGATGTTATAGTGAACAGCATGTTGTACCAAATATTTTAGGTTCAGATTCTTTCTTTTTCTTTTTTTTAATCAAAGTATTAATTATTTTTATTGCATCATATATTTTATCAAAAGAAAAAATTGAATTGAAAGAGAAATATTATCTTATATTAATATTATTAGTTATGGGATTAGCCCCAGGAGTAAGGAATACATTAAGAGTACTGATAGGTGCGTAG
- a CDS encoding DUF424 family protein, with protein MYLNIIKTPKGSITAICDKELINKTLKEGEIILNIKKYSNFYKGKLVGDKEITKAIKEAEHLNLVGKKCIEIAKKINKINDKQILYIEGIPHVQIYKLYF; from the coding sequence ATGTATTTAAATATAATAAAAACACCTAAAGGTAGTATAACAGCTATTTGCGATAAAGAATTAATCAATAAAACCTTAAAAGAAGGAGAAATAATTTTAAATATTAAAAAATATTCTAATTTTTATAAAGGAAAATTAGTTGGAGATAAAGAAATTACAAAGGCAATTAAAGAAGCAGAGCATTTAAATTTAGTTGGTAAAAAATGTATTGAAATCGCAAAAAAAATAAATAAAATAAATGATAAACAAATTTTATATATTGAAGGTATTCCACACGTTCAGATTTATAAACTCTATTTTTAA
- a CDS encoding FAD-dependent thymidylate synthase: MKKIMQEDGEIIIPVSRTKNRVSYIGKVDSVENQMKAIAKIMNCHSSKGAQEEYIKLVKLRKEKGDEIVKNKMWKIIDNSLGKGHNAVGDQIIFELDLKNIPRLSTLSLAAYSIGHSLMQVSTRFVQHTQVEIPISILKNKNAKMIFYERVLEAMEQYKYLCTKDYSLEDIIFITPLYLLTNTSLTSSARGLWQLFTEWNLDSAPNSNKKIANEIKNLVIKEYALFFREQEMNYHPTQFYPSSTGFLLEKNLDFEEFVFEKKDKVIIRKNLLSKNHYFEDKNTEASKFDEISFGIKIDISTMHELIRHKTIKQRYEPFAQAADRINKINDIENHFYIPPTFNENDKKIILSIYILLLEGYFKLLEAGIPKKDAIGILPHGMIVKAEIILDAWNLMHLSGERLCATAKPSFREIMIEMKEKTKKINPKIAKLMAPKCEHLGYCPEGKKNFPCIKY; this comes from the coding sequence ATGAAAAAAATAATGCAAGAAGATGGAGAAATAATTATACCTGTTTCTAGAACAAAAAATAGAGTTTCATATATCGGAAAAGTAGATTCAGTTGAAAACCAAATGAAAGCAATAGCGAAAATTATGAATTGCCATTCTTCTAAAGGAGCACAAGAAGAGTATATAAAATTAGTAAAATTAAGAAAAGAAAAAGGAGATGAAATAGTTAAAAACAAAATGTGGAAAATAATAGATAATTCTCTAGGTAAAGGACATAATGCAGTAGGAGACCAAATAATCTTTGAATTAGATCTTAAAAATATACCACGGCTTTCTACACTAAGTTTAGCAGCTTACTCAATTGGACATTCACTTATGCAGGTTTCCACAAGATTTGTTCAACATACCCAAGTAGAAATCCCCATTTCAATATTAAAAAATAAAAATGCCAAAATGATATTTTATGAAAGAGTATTAGAGGCCATGGAACAATATAAATATTTATGTACTAAAGACTATTCACTAGAGGATATAATTTTTATTACCCCTTTATATTTACTTACAAACACTAGTCTAACTTCAAGCGCAAGAGGGTTATGGCAACTTTTTACTGAATGGAATTTAGATAGTGCCCCAAACTCAAATAAAAAAATAGCAAACGAAATAAAAAATCTTGTTATTAAAGAGTATGCTCTATTTTTTAGAGAACAAGAAATGAATTATCACCCAACACAATTTTATCCCTCTTCAACTGGATTTTTATTGGAAAAAAATCTTGATTTTGAAGAATTCGTTTTTGAAAAAAAAGATAAAGTTATTATAAGAAAAAATTTATTATCAAAAAATCATTATTTTGAAGATAAAAATACTGAAGCAAGCAAATTTGATGAAATAAGTTTTGGAATTAAAATAGATATTAGTACTATGCATGAATTAATAAGACATAAAACAATAAAACAAAGATATGAACCTTTTGCCCAAGCAGCAGATAGAATAAATAAAATAAATGATATTGAAAATCATTTTTATATCCCCCCAACTTTTAATGAAAATGATAAAAAAATAATTTTATCAATCTATATTTTACTTTTAGAAGGTTATTTTAAATTATTAGAAGCAGGTATCCCTAAAAAAGACGCAATAGGAATTTTACCACACGGTATGATTGTAAAAGCAGAAATCATATTAGATGCCTGGAATTTAATGCATCTTTCGGGAGAAAGATTATGTGCAACAGCAAAACCTAGTTTTAGAGAAATTATGATTGAAATGAAAGAGAAAACAAAAAAAATAAATCCGAAAATTGCAAAATTAATGGCACCAAAGTGTGAACACTTAGGCTATTGTCCAGAAGGTAAGAAAAATTTTCCTTGTATTAAATATTAA